A stretch of the Streptomyces sp. NBC_01428 genome encodes the following:
- a CDS encoding Mov34/MPN/PAD-1 family protein, with amino-acid sequence MLTITQALFDQIVAHARQDHPDEACGVVAGPAGTDRPERFIPMLNAARSPTFYEFDSGDLLKLYREMDDRDEEPVVIYHSHTATEAYPSRTDLSYANEPGAHYVLVSTADTDAAGPFQFRSYRIVEGEVTEEEVKVVEAY; translated from the coding sequence ATGCTGACCATCACCCAGGCCCTGTTCGACCAGATCGTCGCGCACGCGCGCCAGGACCACCCCGACGAGGCGTGCGGCGTCGTCGCGGGACCGGCGGGAACCGACCGCCCCGAGCGGTTCATCCCGATGCTCAACGCGGCCCGCTCGCCCACGTTCTACGAGTTCGACTCCGGCGACCTGCTCAAGCTGTACCGCGAGATGGACGACCGCGACGAGGAGCCCGTCGTCATCTACCACTCGCACACCGCGACCGAGGCCTACCCCTCCCGCACCGACCTCTCCTACGCCAACGAGCCCGGCGCCCACTACGTGCTGGTCTCCACGGCCGACACCGACGCCGCGGGCCCCTTCCAGTTCCGCTCGTACCGGATCGTGGAGGGCGAGGTCACGGAGGAGGAGGTCAAGGTCGTAGAGGCGTACTGA
- a CDS encoding PLP-dependent cysteine synthase family protein — MRYDSPLAAVGNTPLVRLPRLSPSEDVRIWAKLEDRNPTGSVKDRPALHMIEQAEKDGRLTPGCTILEPTSGNTGISLAMAAKLKGYRMVCVMPENTSQERRELLGMWGAEIIPSPAAGGSNTAVRVAKELAREHPDWVMLYQYGNPDNAGAHYATTGPEILADLPSVTHFVAGLGTTGTLMGVGRFLRENKPDVKIVAAEPRYDDLVYGLRNLDEGFVPELYDASVLTTRFSVGSADAVTRTRELLQQEGIFAGVSTGAALHAAIGVGAKAVKAGESADIVFVVADGGWKYLSTGVYTAATTEEAIATLQGQLWA, encoded by the coding sequence ATGCGCTACGACTCCCCGCTCGCCGCGGTGGGCAACACCCCTCTGGTGCGCCTGCCGCGGCTGTCGCCCTCCGAGGACGTCCGGATCTGGGCGAAACTGGAGGACCGCAACCCGACGGGCTCGGTCAAGGACCGGCCCGCCCTGCACATGATCGAACAGGCGGAGAAGGACGGCCGCCTGACACCGGGCTGCACGATCCTGGAGCCGACCAGCGGCAACACCGGAATCTCGCTCGCCATGGCAGCCAAGCTCAAGGGCTACCGCATGGTCTGCGTGATGCCCGAGAACACCTCGCAGGAACGCCGTGAACTGCTCGGCATGTGGGGCGCCGAGATCATCCCCAGCCCGGCCGCGGGCGGTTCCAACACCGCCGTACGGGTCGCCAAGGAACTGGCGCGCGAGCACCCGGACTGGGTGATGCTCTACCAGTACGGCAACCCGGACAACGCCGGCGCGCACTACGCCACCACCGGCCCGGAGATCCTCGCCGACCTCCCGTCCGTCACCCACTTCGTCGCGGGCCTCGGTACCACGGGCACCCTCATGGGCGTCGGCCGCTTCCTGCGCGAGAACAAGCCGGACGTCAAGATCGTCGCCGCGGAGCCCCGCTACGACGACCTGGTCTACGGCCTGCGCAACCTGGACGAGGGCTTCGTCCCCGAGCTGTACGACGCCTCCGTCCTCACCACCCGCTTCTCCGTCGGCTCGGCGGACGCGGTCACCCGCACCCGGGAACTCCTCCAGCAGGAGGGCATCTTCGCGGGCGTCTCCACCGGCGCCGCGCTGCACGCCGCGATCGGCGTCGGCGCCAAGGCCGTCAAGGCCGGCGAGTCGGCCGACATCGTCTTCGTGGTCGCCGACGGCGGCTGGAAGTACCTGTCGACGGGCGTCTACACGGCGGCGACGACCGAAGAGGCGATCGCGACCCTCCAGGGCCAGCTCTGGGCGTAG
- a CDS encoding MBL fold metallo-hydrolase, producing the protein MKLTVVGCSGSFPSVESACSSYLVEADGFRLLLDMGNGALGELQRHCGLYDLDAIFLSHLHADHCIDMCAYFVARYYRHDGGRCDPIPVYGPEGTEQRLTTAYADTPSASSMSEVFDFHTVKPSTFELGPFTVHTERVRHPVEAYGIRLEHGGRSLTYSGDTGPTEVLDELARDTDLFLCEAAFTHGKEEIPDLHLNGRQAGESATRAAARRLVLTHIPPWTNPRTNLADARTAYAGPLELAVPRVTYEV; encoded by the coding sequence ATGAAGCTCACCGTCGTCGGCTGCTCGGGGTCGTTCCCGTCCGTGGAATCGGCCTGTTCGAGCTACCTCGTAGAGGCCGACGGCTTCCGGCTGCTCCTCGACATGGGCAACGGTGCCCTGGGCGAGCTGCAGCGCCACTGCGGTCTCTACGACCTCGACGCGATCTTCCTCAGCCATCTGCACGCCGACCACTGCATCGACATGTGCGCGTACTTCGTCGCGCGCTACTACCGTCACGACGGCGGCCGCTGCGACCCGATCCCCGTCTACGGACCCGAGGGCACGGAGCAGCGCCTGACGACGGCCTACGCCGACACGCCGTCCGCGTCCTCGATGAGCGAGGTCTTCGACTTCCACACCGTCAAGCCGAGCACCTTCGAGCTCGGCCCGTTCACCGTGCACACGGAGCGGGTGCGCCATCCCGTGGAGGCGTACGGGATCCGGCTGGAGCACGGCGGGCGGTCGCTGACGTACTCCGGGGACACCGGGCCGACCGAGGTGCTGGACGAACTCGCCCGCGACACGGACCTGTTCCTGTGCGAGGCGGCGTTCACCCACGGCAAGGAGGAGATCCCCGACCTCCACCTCAACGGCCGCCAGGCAGGCGAGTCCGCCACCCGAGCCGCCGCCCGCCGCCTCGTCCTCACCCACATCCCCCCCTGGACGAACCCCCGGACCAACCTCGCCGACGCCCGCACGGCGTACGCGGGGCCGTTGGAACTGGCGGTGCCTCGGGTGACGTACGAGGTGTGA
- a CDS encoding PTS transporter subunit EIIC codes for MTTASAAPAAEKKGRGAGVMAVLQRIGRSLMLPVAVLPAAALLVRLGNPDMLGRPSFPTFLTKIAGFMAAGGNAILDNMALLFAVGIAIGFAKKSDGSTALAGVVGYLVFKNVLATFTDKNLPKVATAVDGKVVMVDAPVDAKVLGGVVMGIVVALIYQRFYRTKLPDWAGFFGGRRLVPILSAFAGLVLGVVFGYIWPVLGTGLHNFGEWLVGSGAVGAGIFGVANRALIPIGMHHLLNSYPWFQAGDYHGKSGDISRFLAGDPSAGQFMTGFFPIMMFALPAACLAIVHCARPERRKVVGGMMFSLALTSFVTGVTEPIEFTFMFIAPALYAIHAVLTGVSMALTWALGMKDGFGFSAGVVDFGLNIGIASNPWGLVLVGLCFAAVYYVVFRFAITKWNLPTPGRESDEELAELLKAEAK; via the coding sequence ATGACCACGGCCAGCGCGGCACCCGCCGCGGAGAAGAAGGGCAGGGGCGCCGGCGTGATGGCGGTCCTGCAGCGCATCGGCCGGAGCCTGATGCTGCCGGTCGCCGTGCTGCCCGCCGCCGCACTGCTGGTGCGCCTCGGCAACCCCGACATGCTGGGTCGCCCGTCGTTCCCGACGTTCCTCACCAAGATCGCCGGCTTCATGGCGGCCGGCGGCAACGCGATCCTCGACAACATGGCCCTGCTGTTCGCGGTGGGCATCGCGATCGGCTTCGCCAAGAAGTCGGACGGCTCGACCGCTCTCGCCGGCGTGGTCGGTTACCTGGTCTTCAAGAACGTGCTCGCCACGTTCACCGACAAGAACCTGCCGAAGGTGGCCACGGCCGTCGACGGCAAGGTCGTCATGGTCGACGCCCCGGTGGACGCCAAGGTGCTCGGCGGTGTCGTCATGGGCATCGTGGTGGCGCTGATATACCAACGCTTCTACCGCACCAAGCTGCCCGACTGGGCCGGCTTCTTCGGCGGCCGCCGCCTCGTCCCGATCCTGTCCGCCTTCGCGGGCCTGGTCCTCGGCGTCGTCTTCGGCTACATCTGGCCGGTCCTCGGCACGGGTCTGCACAACTTCGGTGAGTGGCTGGTCGGTTCGGGCGCCGTCGGCGCGGGCATCTTCGGTGTCGCCAACCGTGCGCTGATCCCGATCGGCATGCACCACCTGCTCAACTCCTACCCCTGGTTCCAGGCGGGCGACTATCACGGCAAGAGCGGCGACATCTCCCGCTTCCTGGCGGGCGACCCGTCGGCCGGACAGTTCATGACCGGCTTCTTCCCGATCATGATGTTCGCCCTCCCCGCGGCCTGCCTCGCGATCGTGCACTGCGCCCGCCCCGAGCGCCGCAAGGTCGTCGGCGGCATGATGTTCTCGCTCGCCCTGACCTCCTTCGTCACGGGCGTCACCGAGCCCATCGAGTTCACGTTCATGTTCATCGCGCCGGCGCTCTACGCGATCCACGCGGTCCTCACCGGTGTCTCCATGGCTCTGACCTGGGCGCTCGGCATGAAGGACGGCTTCGGCTTCTCGGCCGGCGTCGTCGACTTCGGCCTGAACATCGGCATCGCGTCCAACCCGTGGGGCCTGGTCCTGGTCGGCCTGTGCTTCGCCGCGGTCTACTACGTGGTCTTCCGCTTCGCGATCACCAAGTGGAACCTCCCGACGCCTGGCCGCGAGTCCGACGAGGAGCTCGCGGAGCTCCTGAAGGCCGAGGCCAAGTAA
- a CDS encoding peptidase domain-containing ABC transporter, whose translation MKWQSYHTRQSGETDCGPSCVRTVLLRHGVVIDTAILREAIGLGEQGSSLLRLRDALAGYGVDSELLRLDIDGLAQAVRLAGPAVILMDDEGYRHFVVVHEVTPQGDFIVGDPLMSRPMRLPSATLAELFHGEVLVTDRPAARPSPVARLRRPGPPGLLRQTVREHRGQLAVVLVTTVVVSLVALLNSLFVQVAVDRVMGDGNRGRLALLSAEFIGVAIAAAGIQFLRGRVIVALSQSLQRTLSERYLGKLLRLPAHYFKSRRPGDLVSRIDDVQEIQGLITAAAVRAAVDLCVVLSVGTYLLVSSPTLFLFLIPPATVNLLSSFLLFPHIRSAAEEALQRDATLKSETLNVLRGHTEFIGYGRREFAFGRMARALDRRITSETRLGRLENINAVIKTATQTVFTVVIAWAGLSRMLSGSLTVGQVFGFLTMSGYFLGAMDSVASLQVTAQRTSAALGRYRDVILQRDDARQSLPDEEAQTPLEPADLRVRDLGFTHEGSGRAALSGITLDIPHGTSVLLRGANGSGKSTLLALLAGTHTGYRGSITLGGAEVGRIREADLCRRVLYVPENPVLLTASLRENLTLGVTHPTADIIEACRVACFLEVLDTLAGGLDAPLRESGAGLSRGQIQRLSIARAVLHAPDVYLFDETFSGVDRGTFVRVWGHLGSVKGTKVLVSHGHVQDIDFDLSHTLG comes from the coding sequence TTGAAGTGGCAGAGCTACCACACCCGTCAGTCCGGGGAGACGGACTGCGGCCCGTCGTGCGTCCGCACGGTGCTGTTGCGGCACGGCGTCGTCATCGACACCGCGATCCTGCGCGAGGCGATCGGGCTCGGCGAGCAGGGTTCGAGTCTCCTCCGACTCCGTGACGCCCTCGCGGGATACGGCGTCGACAGCGAACTGCTGCGCCTGGACATCGACGGGCTGGCCCAGGCCGTGCGGTTGGCGGGACCTGCGGTCATCCTGATGGACGACGAGGGGTACCGGCACTTCGTCGTCGTGCACGAGGTCACCCCTCAGGGCGACTTCATCGTCGGCGACCCCCTGATGTCCCGGCCGATGCGGCTGCCGTCCGCGACGCTGGCCGAGCTGTTCCACGGCGAGGTCCTGGTCACCGACCGCCCGGCCGCACGGCCGTCGCCAGTGGCGCGACTCCGGCGGCCCGGGCCGCCCGGGCTGCTGCGTCAGACGGTCCGGGAGCACCGCGGACAACTCGCGGTCGTCCTCGTCACCACCGTCGTCGTCTCCCTCGTCGCCCTGCTGAACAGCCTGTTCGTGCAGGTGGCGGTGGACCGGGTCATGGGGGACGGGAACCGCGGACGACTCGCCCTCCTGTCGGCCGAGTTCATCGGCGTCGCGATAGCGGCGGCCGGCATCCAGTTCCTGCGTGGCCGGGTCATCGTCGCACTGAGTCAGTCCCTGCAGCGGACGCTCTCCGAGCGTTATCTCGGCAAGCTCCTGCGTCTTCCGGCCCACTATTTCAAGAGCCGCAGGCCGGGCGATCTGGTCAGCCGTATCGACGACGTCCAGGAGATCCAGGGACTGATCACCGCTGCCGCCGTACGCGCCGCCGTGGACCTCTGCGTCGTGCTCTCCGTCGGCACTTATCTACTGGTGTCGAGCCCCACCCTTTTCCTTTTCCTGATCCCACCCGCGACGGTCAATCTGCTCAGCTCCTTCCTCCTCTTTCCGCACATCAGGAGCGCCGCCGAGGAAGCTCTCCAGCGCGATGCGACCCTGAAGTCCGAGACGCTCAACGTACTGCGGGGACATACGGAGTTCATCGGCTACGGACGTCGTGAATTCGCCTTCGGACGGATGGCACGGGCACTGGACCGCAGAATCACGTCGGAGACCAGGCTGGGGCGCCTGGAGAACATCAACGCGGTGATCAAGACGGCCACCCAGACCGTTTTCACCGTGGTGATCGCCTGGGCCGGTCTCAGCCGCATGCTCTCCGGCTCCCTCACCGTCGGCCAGGTCTTCGGATTCCTCACCATGTCCGGCTACTTCCTCGGCGCCATGGACTCCGTCGCCTCGCTCCAGGTCACCGCCCAGCGCACGTCGGCCGCTCTCGGCCGGTACCGGGACGTCATCCTCCAGCGGGACGACGCCCGCCAGAGCCTGCCGGACGAGGAGGCGCAGACACCGCTGGAGCCGGCCGACCTGCGCGTCAGGGATCTGGGCTTCACCCACGAGGGCTCCGGCCGCGCGGCACTCTCCGGCATCACCCTGGACATTCCCCACGGCACCAGCGTGCTGCTGCGCGGCGCGAACGGCTCGGGAAAGAGCACCCTCCTCGCCCTGCTCGCGGGCACGCACACCGGATACCGCGGCAGCATCACCCTCGGCGGTGCCGAGGTCGGCCGGATCCGGGAGGCCGACCTGTGCCGTCGCGTCCTCTATGTTCCCGAGAACCCCGTCCTGCTCACCGCCTCGCTGCGCGAGAACCTCACGCTCGGCGTCACCCACCCGACGGCGGACATCATCGAGGCCTGCCGTGTGGCCTGCTTCCTCGAAGTGCTCGACACCCTCGCGGGCGGCCTGGACGCACCCCTCCGGGAGAGCGGCGCCGGACTGTCCCGCGGGCAGATCCAACGGCTGTCGATAGCCCGGGCCGTTCTGCACGCCCCGGACGTCTACCTGTTCGACGAGACGTTCAGCGGCGTCGACCGCGGGACCTTCGTCCGCGTCTGGGGTCATCTGGGATCGGTGAAGGGGACGAAGGTCCTGGTCTCGCACGGGCACGTCCAGGACATCGACTTCGACCTCAGCCACACCCTCGGCTGA
- a CDS encoding MoaD/ThiS family protein, whose protein sequence is MAIEVRIPTILRTYTNGEKAVEGGGATLAELFADLDTRHAGIRARIVDGDELRRFVNVYLNDEDVRFLDGINTKLTDGDSVTILPAVAGGMA, encoded by the coding sequence ATGGCCATCGAGGTCCGCATCCCGACCATCCTCCGCACCTACACGAACGGCGAGAAGGCCGTCGAGGGCGGCGGGGCGACCCTTGCCGAGCTCTTCGCCGACCTCGACACCCGTCACGCGGGCATCCGGGCCCGGATCGTGGACGGCGACGAACTGCGCCGCTTCGTCAACGTCTACCTGAACGACGAGGACGTCCGCTTCCTCGACGGCATCAACACCAAGCTGACCGACGGCGACAGCGTCACCATCCTGCCGGCCGTCGCCGGCGGCATGGCCTGA
- a CDS encoding DUF2017 domain-containing protein, which yields MPGHFEPLPGGGAAVALDEVEISIIRSLAVQLLELIGPGPAENAPDDPLAELFAEGPSEPPGDPVLRRLFPDAYSGPGVEAASAEQAEEQRAHSSEFRRFTENDLRAGKRENALAVIRSLDGLTPGDGGAVLKLDAAQSEQWLRALNDLRLAIGSRLDVVDEEDTDLLYRLPDEDPRKPMVMAYLWLGGLQETLVETLMP from the coding sequence ATGCCTGGACACTTCGAACCGCTCCCCGGCGGCGGCGCGGCCGTCGCCCTCGACGAGGTCGAGATCTCCATCATCCGCTCCCTCGCCGTCCAGCTCCTGGAGCTCATCGGTCCCGGCCCGGCGGAGAACGCCCCGGACGACCCGCTCGCCGAGCTGTTCGCGGAGGGCCCGAGCGAACCGCCCGGCGACCCGGTGCTCCGGCGCCTCTTCCCGGACGCGTACAGCGGCCCCGGCGTCGAGGCAGCCTCCGCGGAGCAGGCCGAGGAGCAGCGCGCCCACTCCTCGGAGTTCCGCCGCTTCACCGAGAACGACCTGCGCGCGGGCAAGCGCGAGAACGCCCTAGCCGTCATCCGCTCGCTGGACGGTCTGACCCCGGGCGACGGGGGAGCGGTCCTGAAGCTGGACGCCGCGCAGTCCGAGCAGTGGCTGCGCGCGCTGAACGACCTGAGGCTCGCGATCGGCTCCCGGCTCGACGTCGTCGACGAGGAGGACACCGACCTCCTCTACCGGCTCCCGGACGAGGACCCGCGCAAGCCGATGGTCATGGCGTACCTCTGGCTCGGCGGCCTCCAGGAGACCCTGGTCGAAACCCTGATGCCCTGA
- a CDS encoding type II toxin-antitoxin system PemK/MazF family toxin, translating into MDSSWWLASAAVVLLALIAAVVDGWGRRGRRPARRQRPPGRPTGPRRGARLRGGPLPKAAEIWWANVPYEDGPGAKDRPCLVLTVRGKRVTVAKITSKYHDERPGVIPLPPGAVGDAQGRPSYLETDELREVSVRDFRRRVGVVDPALWDQVRNLAG; encoded by the coding sequence ATGGACAGCTCCTGGTGGCTCGCGTCGGCCGCGGTGGTATTGCTCGCGCTGATCGCGGCGGTGGTGGACGGCTGGGGGCGCCGCGGGCGCCGGCCGGCCCGGCGGCAGCGTCCCCCGGGCCGGCCCACGGGTCCGCGCCGGGGCGCGCGGCTCCGTGGCGGACCGCTGCCCAAGGCGGCGGAGATCTGGTGGGCGAACGTGCCCTACGAGGACGGGCCCGGCGCCAAGGACCGGCCGTGTCTGGTGCTGACGGTGCGCGGGAAGCGGGTGACCGTCGCGAAGATCACCAGCAAGTACCACGACGAGCGGCCCGGTGTGATCCCGCTGCCCCCGGGTGCTGTCGGGGACGCGCAGGGGCGGCCGAGCTATCTGGAGACGGACGAGCTGCGCGAGGTGTCGGTGCGGGACTTCCGGCGCCGGGTGGGTGTGGTCGATCCGGCGCTGTGGGACCAGGTGCGGAACCTGGCGGGCTGA
- a CDS encoding putative leader peptide has protein sequence MVFHDVSDKTPGALLVARLHVDLCRLQSAICTR, from the coding sequence ATGGTTTTCCACGACGTGAGCGACAAGACGCCGGGCGCCCTGCTCGTGGCGCGGCTGCACGTCGACCTGTGCAGGCTGCAGAGCGCCATCTGTACGCGCTGA
- a CDS encoding amino acid permease gives MTSSQVDKQYDGSEAVGGDAPEEGYERGLGSRQVQMIAIGGAIGVGLFLNAGANIAKAGPSLILMYALAGVIIFFIMRALGELLLYRPVSGSFAEYSREFLGPFFGYFTAWTYWLMWVVTGMAELTAAAIYINYWFPSIHQWVSALVFLVILFVANLISVKVFGEIEFWASMVKVTALIGMIVIGLGVLTFGFSAAGDTASVTNLWQFDGFFPKGIGSSLMTLQGVMFAYLAVELVGVTAGESENPEKTLPKAINTLPWRIALFYVGALTVILCVVKWTEFMPGVSPFVKAFAVIGIPAGAGIVNFVVLTAALSSCNSGMYSTGRMLRNLADNGEAPKAFNKLSSTKTPALGITVSVLFMGIGVVLNYVVPEKAFGYVTSVATGAGIWTWLMILISHIRYRRAVDAGRLPASSFPAPGGAKCSYVAVAFLLFVTGLIAYDADSRVCLYVMAVWAAALGIGWAVLKARNPQITQRREPELEKIG, from the coding sequence ATGACCTCATCGCAGGTCGACAAGCAGTACGACGGCAGTGAGGCCGTGGGCGGCGACGCTCCCGAAGAGGGGTACGAGCGCGGGCTCGGCAGCCGTCAGGTCCAGATGATCGCGATCGGCGGCGCCATCGGCGTCGGCCTCTTCCTCAACGCCGGGGCCAACATCGCCAAGGCGGGCCCCAGCCTCATCCTGATGTACGCCCTCGCCGGCGTCATCATCTTCTTCATCATGCGCGCCCTCGGCGAGCTCCTGCTCTACCGCCCGGTCTCGGGTTCCTTCGCGGAGTACTCCCGCGAGTTCCTCGGCCCGTTCTTCGGCTACTTCACCGCCTGGACCTACTGGCTCATGTGGGTGGTCACCGGCATGGCGGAGCTGACCGCGGCCGCCATCTACATCAACTACTGGTTCCCGTCGATCCATCAATGGGTGTCGGCGCTGGTCTTCCTCGTCATCCTCTTCGTGGCCAACCTGATCTCGGTGAAGGTCTTCGGGGAGATCGAGTTCTGGGCCTCGATGGTCAAGGTCACCGCCCTGATCGGCATGATCGTGATCGGCCTCGGCGTGCTCACCTTCGGCTTCAGCGCCGCCGGTGACACCGCCTCCGTCACCAACCTCTGGCAGTTCGACGGCTTCTTCCCCAAGGGCATCGGCTCGTCCCTGATGACCCTCCAGGGCGTCATGTTCGCGTACCTCGCCGTCGAGCTCGTCGGCGTCACCGCGGGCGAGTCCGAGAACCCCGAGAAGACCCTCCCCAAGGCCATCAACACCCTCCCGTGGCGCATCGCCCTCTTCTATGTCGGCGCCCTCACGGTCATCCTCTGCGTCGTGAAGTGGACCGAGTTCATGCCCGGGGTGAGCCCCTTCGTGAAGGCGTTCGCCGTGATCGGCATCCCGGCCGGCGCGGGCATCGTCAACTTCGTGGTCCTCACCGCCGCCCTGTCCTCCTGCAACTCGGGCATGTACTCCACCGGCCGCATGCTGCGCAATCTGGCCGACAACGGCGAGGCCCCGAAGGCCTTCAACAAGCTCTCCTCGACGAAGACCCCGGCCCTCGGCATCACGGTCTCCGTCCTCTTCATGGGCATCGGCGTGGTCCTGAACTACGTCGTCCCCGAGAAGGCCTTCGGCTACGTCACCTCGGTGGCCACCGGAGCCGGCATCTGGACCTGGCTGATGATCCTGATCAGCCACATCCGCTACCGCCGCGCGGTGGACGCCGGCCGGCTCCCGGCCTCGTCCTTCCCGGCCCCCGGCGGCGCCAAGTGCAGCTACGTCGCGGTCGCGTTCCTGCTCTTCGTCACCGGCCTCATCGCCTACGACGCCGACTCCCGCGTCTGCCTGTACGTGATGGCCGTCTGGGCCGCGGCCCTGGGGATCGGCTGGGCCGTCCTCAAGGCCCGCAACCCGCAGATCACGCAGCGCCGTGAGCCGGAGCTCGAAAAGATCGGCTGA
- the clpS gene encoding ATP-dependent Clp protease adapter ClpS produces the protein MGAVTAPAPLEIEKTESAEEVFAVPEPDVPWVTIVHNDPVNLMSYVTYVFQTYFGYSKDKATKLMMDVHHKGRAVVSSGSREEMERDVQAMHGYGLWATLQQDRK, from the coding sequence ATGGGCGCTGTGACGGCTCCCGCACCTCTAGAGATCGAGAAGACCGAGTCGGCGGAGGAGGTCTTCGCCGTACCCGAGCCGGACGTCCCCTGGGTGACCATCGTCCACAACGACCCGGTCAACCTCATGAGCTACGTGACGTATGTCTTCCAGACGTACTTCGGCTACTCCAAGGACAAGGCGACCAAGCTGATGATGGACGTCCACCACAAGGGCCGGGCGGTCGTCTCCAGCGGCTCGCGCGAGGAGATGGAGCGCGACGTGCAGGCCATGCACGGCTACGGTCTGTGGGCCACCCTCCAGCAGGACCGGAAGTAG
- a CDS encoding glycosyltransferase, with protein sequence MKFAQLLDLVRTDGGLPASRFADDLALITTVSLDLAETELASSDPALLAASYEENRPTAVTVVVLSRDEEDRIAGTLGALVHDTDRCLLIDSGSTDATVRRAREARADVRVLNAAWVDDFAHHRNLAFGHVTEGWILHVDADEVLATGHAGRIRRALGVLDHILPEADFVVSPTIADIDGPTYTNTQRALRSGSALRFRGRVHEHPYDASGNSPARIGIDARLDHAGYLPEVVEARGKRDRYGRLCRLAAAEEPGHPKWVFYEVRDTLDYRTTSRQDLMAAFARLEKAFEGSEPGVGPDYRSERTIDAWALLCELAVRFGGAEEIRAYSALLAGAGRPVEATYYRTVLESSRLLGRLSALVDGISAVEPHEEPGNRHLMARLFELQATLALSSGRYEAVEPAYGKAVARGAGQSVTEDFAMLGRLLPGPRSGTGQ encoded by the coding sequence ATGAAATTCGCGCAGCTGCTCGATCTCGTCCGTACGGACGGCGGACTCCCCGCGTCCCGGTTCGCCGACGACCTGGCCCTGATCACCACCGTGTCCCTGGACCTCGCGGAGACCGAGCTGGCCTCGTCCGATCCCGCGCTGCTGGCGGCTTCGTACGAGGAGAACCGGCCCACGGCCGTCACCGTCGTCGTCCTCAGCCGCGACGAGGAGGACCGCATCGCGGGCACGCTCGGCGCACTCGTCCACGACACCGACCGCTGCCTGCTCATCGACTCAGGATCCACCGACGCCACCGTGCGGCGCGCCCGCGAGGCCCGCGCCGACGTACGCGTCCTGAACGCCGCCTGGGTCGACGACTTCGCGCACCACCGCAACCTCGCCTTCGGCCACGTCACCGAGGGCTGGATCCTGCACGTCGACGCGGACGAGGTCCTCGCCACCGGCCACGCGGGCCGTATCCGGCGGGCGCTCGGCGTCCTGGACCACATCCTGCCCGAGGCGGACTTCGTCGTCTCGCCGACCATCGCCGACATCGACGGCCCGACCTACACCAACACGCAGCGCGCCCTGCGCTCCGGCAGTGCCCTCCGCTTCCGCGGTCGCGTCCACGAGCACCCGTACGACGCCTCGGGGAACAGTCCGGCGCGTATCGGCATCGACGCGCGGCTCGACCACGCGGGCTATCTGCCGGAGGTGGTCGAGGCCCGCGGAAAACGCGACCGGTACGGAAGGCTCTGCCGCTTGGCCGCCGCCGAGGAGCCGGGCCACCCCAAGTGGGTCTTCTACGAGGTCCGCGACACCCTGGACTACCGGACCACGTCCCGGCAGGACCTGATGGCCGCCTTCGCCCGGCTCGAGAAGGCCTTCGAGGGGTCCGAACCCGGCGTCGGGCCGGACTACCGTTCGGAGCGCACGATCGACGCGTGGGCCCTGCTGTGCGAACTGGCGGTCCGGTTCGGCGGAGCCGAAGAGATCCGCGCGTACAGTGCGCTGCTCGCCGGTGCGGGACGCCCCGTGGAGGCCACGTACTACCGCACCGTGCTGGAGTCGAGCCGACTGCTCGGGCGCCTGTCCGCTCTCGTCGACGGCATCAGCGCCGTCGAGCCGCACGAGGAACCGGGCAACCGGCACCTGATGGCCCGGCTCTTCGAACTCCAGGCGACCCTCGCACTCTCCAGCGGACGCTACGAGGCGGTCGAACCGGCCTACGGCAAGGCGGTCGCGCGCGGCGCCGGGCAGAGCGTGACCGAGGACTTCGCGATGCTGGGCCGCCTACTGCCCGGCCCGCGGAGCGGAACCGGGCAGTAA